In a single window of the Coleofasciculus sp. FACHB-T130 genome:
- a CDS encoding iron uptake porin — MSDFSLVVVGLLTAGKNSTLPPSAVMPQPSERSLDATEPQPVLKPSVTVEVTQPEFSTSNRLTSQTSPVLIPPTPLKKGGNPVKVPLFKGDLGGSINVLPLNQKSYTVAASEGNEGGKGRGNNITALASQERGGGRGLLTQMSSPNASQEILATTQPNNPGLENILDSDESDDAMSQLTSVDQLTDVTPEDWSYQALKNLTERYGVISGYPDGSFRGNRSLSRYEFAAALNAALETILSQPQGIPQDDLATLQRLQQDYATELAEVKGRVDNLESRTAQLENHQFSTNTRLFGQAIVGLQGSNQVDVDLFPRDGVPERSGKAQLTLASNVQLSLATSFTGQDLLLTGLQGGNLASSAPFVFTNMGRLSTELETNNDLVLSDLSYRFPVTDNFGIIVGPAGVNPANTFRGIHPLEGSGDGSISLLGQRNPILSIGNGTGGIGFDWQINKRLSLQAVYSAELPSFTSNSSQGGLFGGRTSAGVQFTIAPTNNLDIGLHYIYSHSPDGLLGIGTGDNQLISPLAPIISPSTSFAFNTHAVGGTLAWRVNPRLTLGTWGGWTSSDPVNLSGSVETTNWMLFSAFPDLFGRGNLGGILFGQPPKITSSTLPDGFNLPNFLTNLSGTPGGRRDTALHLELFYRARLTDNIFLTPGVLVVFNPDHNAANDTLVVGTMRATFRF, encoded by the coding sequence ATGAGCGACTTCAGCCTGGTAGTTGTCGGACTGTTAACTGCTGGGAAAAACTCAACTTTGCCACCCTCAGCCGTAATGCCTCAGCCATCCGAGCGATCGCTCGATGCAACTGAGCCTCAACCTGTTTTAAAGCCTTCCGTCACGGTTGAAGTCACGCAGCCAGAATTCTCAACTTCCAATCGCCTGACTTCTCAAACCAGTCCCGTTTTGATCCCCCCAACCCCCCTTAAAAAGGGGGGAAATCCAGTTAAAGTCCCCCTTTTTAAGGGAGATTTAGGGGGATCGATCAACGTTTTGCCACTTAACCAAAAATCGTACACGGTAGCCGCAAGCGAGGGGAATGAGGGGGGTAAGGGAAGGGGGAATAATATTACTGCCCTCGCCTCGCAGGAGAGGGGAGGGGGGAGAGGTTTGTTAACCCAAATGAGTTCTCCGAATGCCTCCCAAGAGATACTCGCAACAACTCAGCCGAACAATCCAGGCTTAGAAAATATCCTTGACAGCGATGAATCAGACGATGCGATGAGTCAATTAACATCAGTCGATCAACTGACCGATGTTACTCCGGAAGATTGGAGTTACCAAGCCCTAAAAAACCTGACAGAACGGTATGGAGTCATCTCCGGCTACCCGGATGGCAGCTTTCGCGGCAACCGTTCCCTCAGCCGCTACGAATTTGCCGCCGCCCTCAATGCTGCCCTGGAAACAATTTTGTCACAGCCCCAAGGCATTCCTCAAGATGATTTAGCAACCCTGCAACGGCTTCAACAAGACTATGCCACGGAACTAGCGGAAGTTAAAGGTCGAGTCGATAACTTAGAAAGTCGCACAGCACAGCTCGAAAATCACCAATTTTCTACCAATACTCGACTATTTGGGCAAGCAATTGTTGGCTTGCAGGGAAGCAATCAAGTAGATGTGGATTTGTTCCCCAGAGATGGGGTGCCGGAACGTTCTGGTAAAGCTCAGTTGACTCTAGCAAGTAACGTTCAACTGTCTCTGGCAACCTCGTTTACAGGACAGGATTTACTGCTGACGGGGCTTCAGGGTGGAAATCTCGCCTCTTCTGCACCCTTTGTCTTTACCAATATGGGTCGGTTATCGACTGAGTTAGAAACTAACAACGACCTGGTTTTAAGCGACCTTTCCTATCGGTTTCCAGTCACGGATAACTTCGGCATTATTGTTGGTCCCGCTGGTGTTAACCCTGCCAATACATTTCGCGGTATCCATCCTTTGGAAGGTTCGGGAGATGGTTCGATTTCCTTATTAGGTCAGCGCAACCCCATTCTGTCAATTGGCAACGGCACGGGCGGCATTGGATTTGACTGGCAAATTAACAAACGCCTGAGTTTACAAGCCGTCTACAGCGCTGAACTTCCTAGCTTTACCAGTAATAGCAGCCAAGGTGGACTATTTGGCGGTAGAACCAGTGCGGGCGTGCAGTTCACCATTGCACCTACAAATAATCTAGATATCGGGTTGCACTATATCTATTCACACTCTCCCGATGGTTTGCTGGGTATCGGCACCGGCGACAATCAACTCATTTCGCCCTTGGCACCGATTATTTCGCCATCGACTTCTTTTGCCTTTAATACTCACGCCGTGGGAGGGACTTTGGCTTGGCGCGTCAACCCTAGATTGACTTTAGGGACTTGGGGAGGGTGGACTTCTTCAGATCCGGTCAATCTTTCGGGTTCTGTGGAAACTACGAATTGGATGTTATTTTCTGCGTTTCCTGACTTGTTTGGTAGAGGAAATTTGGGGGGAATTTTGTTTGGACAGCCGCCGAAAATTACTTCCAGTACCTTGCCGGATGGCTTCAATCTTCCCAACTTTTTGACCAATTTGAGTGGGACGCCGGGAGGGCGTCGTGACACTGCTTTGCACTTAGAACTGTTTTACCGAGCCAGATTGACGGATAACATTTTCCTGACGCCGGGAGTTTTAGTCGTTTTCAACCCCGACCATAATGCGGCAAATGACACGTTAGTCGTGGGAACGATGAGAGCAACTTTCCGGTTTTAA
- a CDS encoding MBL fold metallo-hydrolase translates to MAHLNQRHPENISGDFYVDTTCIDCDTCRWMTPEVFYRTDEQSAVYHQPENEAERLKAMQALLSCPTASIGTVEKPKDVKDAQHSFPILVAENVYHCGYHAENSYGAASYLIVRPEGNVLVDSPRFTPPLVKRLEEMGEIRYMYLTHRDDVADHQKYAEHFGCQRILHTDEISSGTRNVEIQLTGLEPVQLEPDLLIIPVPGHTKGHTVLLYKNKFLFTGDHLAWSPSLNHLFAFPDVCWYSWPELLKSMRKLANYSFEWVLPGHGRRYHADNETMRQQMQQCIAWMEAR, encoded by the coding sequence ATGGCTCACTTAAATCAGCGTCACCCTGAAAATATTAGTGGCGATTTTTACGTTGATACGACTTGTATTGATTGCGATACTTGTCGTTGGATGACTCCAGAGGTGTTTTATCGCACCGATGAGCAGTCAGCAGTTTATCATCAGCCAGAAAATGAGGCTGAAAGATTAAAAGCAATGCAGGCTCTTTTGTCTTGTCCTACGGCTTCCATTGGGACTGTGGAGAAGCCAAAAGACGTTAAAGATGCTCAGCACAGTTTTCCGATTTTAGTCGCTGAAAATGTCTATCATTGCGGCTATCATGCAGAAAATTCCTATGGCGCTGCTAGCTATTTAATTGTGCGACCGGAAGGCAATGTGTTAGTTGATTCTCCCCGCTTTACGCCTCCTCTGGTGAAGCGGCTAGAGGAAATGGGAGAGATTCGCTATATGTATCTGACGCACCGAGATGATGTAGCGGATCATCAAAAGTATGCCGAGCATTTTGGGTGTCAGCGAATTCTCCACACCGATGAAATCTCTTCGGGTACTCGCAATGTGGAAATTCAGCTAACTGGCTTAGAGCCAGTACAGTTGGAGCCAGATTTGTTAATTATTCCAGTGCCCGGTCATACAAAAGGTCACACGGTTTTACTGTACAAAAATAAATTTCTGTTCACGGGAGATCATCTGGCTTGGTCGCCAAGTTTAAATCACTTGTTTGCCTTCCCCGATGTCTGTTGGTATTCCTGGCCTGAATTGCTTAAATCAATGCGAAAGCTGGCTAATTACTCGTTTGAGTGGGTGCTACCCGGTCACGGACGCCGATACCATGCTGACAATGAGACGATGCGCCAGCAGATGCAGCAGTGTATCGCCTGGATGGAAGCGCGTTAA
- a CDS encoding SDR family oxidoreductase, protein MKKVAIVTGANRGLGFETCRQLAKRDIQVILTSRDEAKGKAAVEKLQAEGLDVVSHPLDVTSAESIEHLAQFIRNQFGRLDILVNNAGIARDPLGDPEGSIFNTKVSTIHETMETNLHGPLLLCQALIPLMKEHQYGRVVNVSSGAGQLSDMNTGFPAYRMSKTALNALTRIFANELEGTNILVNSVCPGWVRTDMGGPNATRSVEQGVETIVWLATLPDDGPTSGFFRDRQPIDW, encoded by the coding sequence ATGAAGAAAGTCGCAATTGTCACGGGTGCCAATCGGGGACTGGGTTTTGAAACTTGCCGACAACTCGCAAAGCGAGATATCCAAGTGATTCTGACCAGTCGTGACGAAGCAAAGGGGAAAGCAGCCGTTGAGAAATTGCAAGCTGAAGGCTTAGATGTAGTTTCTCATCCGCTTGATGTCACCAGTGCAGAGAGTATTGAGCATCTTGCTCAGTTCATCCGCAATCAATTTGGGCGATTAGATATTCTAGTGAACAATGCTGGAATTGCGAGAGATCCTTTAGGAGATCCAGAGGGTAGTATCTTCAACACCAAGGTTAGTACCATTCACGAAACGATGGAGACGAATTTACACGGCCCATTACTGCTTTGCCAAGCATTAATTCCGCTGATGAAAGAGCATCAGTATGGGCGTGTTGTGAACGTATCATCGGGTGCAGGACAGTTATCCGACATGAACACTGGATTTCCCGCTTATCGAATGTCCAAAACCGCATTAAATGCCCTTACCCGGATTTTTGCAAATGAGTTGGAAGGCACCAATATTTTAGTGAATTCTGTGTGTCCTGGCTGGGTAAGAACCGATATGGGTGGCCCAAATGCTACCCGGTCTGTAGAGCAAGGGGTTGAAACAATTGTGTGGCTGGCTACTCTTCCAGATGATGGCCCCACGAGTGGTTTTTTCCGCGATCGCCAACCCATTGATTGGTAA
- a CDS encoding pirin family protein, giving the protein MSQDTLNLIHDRQNRGYTKLGWLDSDRTFSLGGLFDPEPMRFCTLRLIHDDRVLPGSGFGAHSHHDMEILTYVLEGAMEHQDSLGNRTGTYPGDAQMMSAGAGITHREFNFSETNSAHFLQIWIILDSEELGKKR; this is encoded by the coding sequence ATGAGTCAAGATACGCTCAATTTAATCCACGACAGACAAAATCGCGGTTATACCAAGCTAGGTTGGCTGGATAGCGATCGCACCTTTTCCTTGGGGGGTTTGTTTGACCCAGAGCCAATGAGATTTTGCACTCTCAGGCTGATTCACGATGATAGAGTCTTACCCGGTTCTGGTTTCGGTGCCCACAGCCATCATGACATGGAAATCCTCACCTACGTCCTAGAAGGTGCTATGGAGCATCAAGATAGCTTGGGGAATCGGACAGGTACTTATCCAGGAGACGCACAGATGATGAGTGCTGGCGCTGGCATCACCCACCGTGAATTTAATTTCTCTGAAACTAATTCCGCCCATTTTCTGCAAATTTGGATAATTCTCGATTCAGAAGAATTAGGTAAAAAACGATGA
- a CDS encoding opioid growth factor receptor-related protein encodes MAKSSDKELVAKASPALVAFYLSQHPDSEGRMIDEIWSWNYEKLERIHDYVQWLFPLKDKSGYNPNALVLNDEIVQAFRTDPLLKTRLQKSFKVMLRFYGFKCNEGNVNNIVITKSDQYQDRKRAWIEPLNHNYLRITRILKCLTTLGLENYAQAFFKCLDNIYSEESQKIGADTYAFWKRAIEMS; translated from the coding sequence ATGGCAAAATCATCTGACAAAGAATTGGTTGCTAAAGCATCCCCGGCTCTTGTGGCTTTCTATCTTAGTCAACATCCTGATTCAGAAGGACGGATGATCGACGAGATTTGGTCATGGAATTACGAAAAGCTTGAACGGATTCATGACTATGTTCAGTGGCTTTTTCCCCTGAAAGATAAAAGTGGCTACAACCCTAATGCACTGGTTCTAAATGATGAAATTGTTCAAGCTTTTCGGACAGATCCTCTACTTAAAACACGTCTGCAAAAGTCATTTAAAGTAATGCTCAGGTTTTATGGATTTAAATGCAATGAAGGAAACGTAAACAATATTGTAATAACAAAATCAGATCAATATCAAGATAGAAAACGGGCTTGGATTGAGCCTCTGAATCATAATTACCTCCGAATTACCAGAATTTTAAAATGTTTGACAACTCTGGGATTAGAAAATTATGCTCAAGCTTTTTTCAAGTGTTTAGATAATATCTACTCAGAAGAAAGTCAAAAAATTGGAGCTGATACTTATGCTTTTTGGAAAAGGGCAATTGAAATGAGTTAA
- a CDS encoding DUF3891 family protein, giving the protein MLYRKEPEGLIAIAQLAHAWVSGQLAQAWGNEYFGKLEPRKEVCLGAEQHDIGWLSWEKTPTFNPKTGLPHSFTELPRKIHIDIWSKAGQLAIAQGRYPALLASLHGTRLYEHYDSSNDSAEDIQLVQDFLGREQAFQKELIDSLRNDPDYAPYSTPEAIARNRQLVGIWDCLSLILCMKLSKERSVEKVPTAEGEITLKLTPLAGDPTQVAVSPWPFSENAVTLVCEGRYLSETFPDEETMRNAIAKAPWVTIKTHLHPV; this is encoded by the coding sequence ATGCTATATCGCAAAGAACCAGAGGGGCTGATAGCGATCGCGCAGCTTGCCCATGCGTGGGTATCGGGTCAATTGGCACAAGCGTGGGGAAATGAGTATTTTGGGAAGTTGGAACCTAGAAAAGAGGTTTGCTTAGGTGCCGAGCAACATGATATTGGCTGGCTGTCCTGGGAAAAGACGCCTACCTTCAACCCAAAAACAGGTTTGCCGCACAGTTTCACGGAATTACCGAGAAAAATCCATATAGATATTTGGTCAAAAGCCGGACAATTAGCGATCGCCCAAGGAAGATATCCAGCGCTGCTAGCTTCCCTGCACGGTACGCGCCTCTACGAGCATTACGACTCTAGTAACGACTCCGCAGAAGATATCCAGCTTGTGCAGGACTTCCTAGGGCGCGAACAGGCTTTCCAGAAGGAATTAATTGACTCCCTCCGCAACGATCCGGATTACGCACCCTACAGCACACCAGAAGCGATCGCCCGAAATCGGCAGTTAGTGGGAATCTGGGATTGTTTATCGCTGATCTTGTGCATGAAGTTAAGTAAAGAGCGTTCAGTAGAGAAGGTTCCCACCGCTGAGGGTGAAATTACGCTGAAGCTGACGCCACTAGCAGGCGATCCAACTCAGGTAGCGGTAAGTCCTTGGCCTTTTTCAGAGAATGCGGTAACGCTGGTTTGCGAAGGACGCTATCTATCGGAAACCTTCCCAGACGAGGAGACGATGCGGAACGCGATCGCGAAAGCACCTTGGGTGACGATTAAAACTCACCTGCATCCCGTGTAA
- a CDS encoding alpha/beta fold hydrolase, with the protein MTTQQLKTGSTFEKLNWTWRGYRIQYTVMGTGRPLVLIHGFGASIGHWRKNMPVLAAEGYRVFALDLLGFGGSDKPALDYNLQLWEELLKDFWKTHIQEPTVFVGNSIGALLSLMVVVNSPEISAGGVLINCAGGLNHRPDELNFPLRLVMGAFTKLVSSKVAGPFLFNRIRHKARLRRTLRQVYVNPEAITDELVDMLYDPSCDTGAQQVFASILTAPPGPSPAELLPKIQHPLLVLWGEDDPWTPIKGATIYKELSENGQPVKVVGIPKTGHCPHDERPDVVNPLILDWLAQLSSQ; encoded by the coding sequence GTGACGACTCAGCAGCTAAAAACAGGAAGCACTTTTGAAAAACTCAACTGGACTTGGCGCGGCTACCGGATTCAGTACACAGTCATGGGCACAGGTCGCCCTCTAGTGCTGATTCACGGCTTTGGCGCTTCCATTGGACACTGGCGCAAGAATATGCCAGTCCTCGCCGCTGAGGGCTACCGAGTATTTGCCCTAGATTTACTCGGCTTCGGCGGTTCGGACAAGCCAGCCCTCGATTACAATCTCCAGTTGTGGGAAGAATTGCTCAAGGATTTCTGGAAAACTCATATTCAGGAACCGACCGTCTTTGTCGGCAACTCGATTGGGGCATTACTCAGCTTGATGGTAGTGGTGAATTCTCCAGAAATTTCCGCTGGTGGCGTGCTGATTAACTGCGCCGGGGGCTTAAATCATCGCCCCGATGAGCTGAATTTCCCCCTGCGGCTGGTGATGGGAGCCTTCACGAAGCTGGTCAGTTCCAAAGTCGCTGGCCCGTTCCTATTTAACCGCATCCGCCACAAAGCTCGTCTCCGTCGCACGCTCAGACAGGTCTACGTGAACCCTGAAGCTATCACGGATGAACTGGTGGATATGCTTTACGATCCTTCTTGTGACACGGGCGCTCAGCAGGTTTTTGCCTCAATTCTCACGGCACCCCCTGGCCCTAGCCCAGCTGAGTTGTTGCCAAAAATACAACACCCGCTGCTGGTACTTTGGGGAGAAGATGACCCCTGGACGCCGATTAAGGGTGCGACGATTTATAAAGAGCTAAGTGAGAATGGGCAACCCGTGAAGGTTGTCGGCATTCCCAAAACGGGTCACTGTCCCCATGATGAACGTCCGGACGTGGTGAATCCTTTGATATTGGATTGGTTGGCGCAGCTGAGCAGTCAATAA
- a CDS encoding S-layer homology domain-containing protein — MKRSSLVFLGSLVFAAAGLSMTTVAPAIAQVGQTTANLPLSGRNLLSQAEDDTAQLPTAVAEAVLKDAAQRTGMQSSDLTILQVAKQTWSNGCLELAEAGVACTEALVPGWLVLVGSAKEQGFWVYRTNESGTLVKWDETATQTLTARLRSESTTTGQQTTTRRTETTEQRSTVRTEQRSTVAMTESAGNFSLAVLQPAGSLTEVITRVSVKSKQGNSYSQEQYLGDFRYKIKQKAKFVKGVNPGDRVVVRLYDQNRLIGYSEFECLSENAAVNLILSENPSETRVVRTVYGIDADMDGNIDSGTTAYNYYTQIDSQERVTFLSSVEQINVSQFQSSEISTSAATSVYSSSFTSGESMLAGESMSVYSSGMAALLTSAPGQLVQVIEVEADNATYEVSQLLARYANVGVTRNIQTSFPDVPQGYWAKDFIAQLAELEIIEGFPDGRFRPDQPVTRAQFAAMLRKAFEMNKVRNAIAFRDVSSDYWAYSAIQEAYEMGFLGAVSSNAFNPTQKLSRLDILVALAKGMNYSSASTTTQTLLQVYSDAASIPSDVRSLVAAATERGLVVNYPNVQSLKPNQVATRAEVCAFLYQALVSTGKAQNIASPYVAGEGAKPPTVREAVDPPQPEQVPTNNREVEGNERTNQRQNCNQGVGNGSEGCDPGNSNRNQPSNDEGAGAAPGSPGRQGR, encoded by the coding sequence ATGAAGCGAAGTTCCTTGGTATTTTTAGGCAGCCTGGTTTTTGCTGCTGCCGGTTTAAGTATGACAACGGTTGCCCCTGCGATCGCGCAAGTTGGACAAACAACGGCCAATCTGCCCTTATCGGGTCGAAATCTGCTCAGCCAAGCAGAAGACGATACCGCCCAGCTGCCAACAGCGGTTGCTGAAGCTGTTTTAAAGGATGCTGCCCAACGGACAGGAATGCAAAGTTCTGACTTAACCATCCTTCAGGTGGCGAAGCAAACTTGGTCAAATGGTTGCTTGGAGTTAGCAGAAGCAGGTGTTGCCTGCACCGAGGCACTGGTTCCCGGCTGGCTGGTACTGGTCGGTAGCGCCAAAGAACAGGGATTTTGGGTTTATCGCACCAACGAATCTGGAACGCTCGTGAAGTGGGATGAAACAGCAACCCAAACCCTGACGGCTCGACTCCGGTCGGAAAGTACCACCACTGGGCAACAGACAACAACCCGTCGCACGGAAACCACCGAGCAAAGGAGTACCGTCCGCACAGAACAGCGGTCTACGGTGGCAATGACCGAATCCGCAGGCAACTTTAGTCTTGCCGTTCTGCAACCCGCAGGCAGCCTCACAGAGGTGATTACTCGCGTATCGGTGAAGTCGAAACAAGGCAACAGCTATTCCCAAGAGCAGTATCTCGGCGACTTCAGATACAAAATCAAGCAAAAAGCGAAGTTTGTCAAAGGTGTGAATCCGGGCGATCGCGTAGTGGTGCGTCTATACGACCAAAATCGCTTGATTGGCTACAGCGAGTTTGAATGCTTGTCTGAAAACGCCGCCGTTAACCTAATTTTGTCAGAAAATCCGTCTGAAACCCGCGTAGTGCGGACTGTGTACGGGATTGACGCTGACATGGATGGCAACATCGACAGCGGTACCACCGCCTACAACTACTACACCCAAATCGACTCTCAGGAACGGGTAACATTCCTGAGCAGCGTCGAGCAAATTAACGTCAGCCAGTTCCAATCGAGCGAGATTTCGACTTCGGCAGCGACTAGCGTTTATTCCAGCTCATTTACCAGCGGTGAATCAATGCTGGCGGGTGAGAGTATGAGCGTTTACAGTTCCGGAATGGCTGCCTTGCTGACCTCGGCTCCGGGTCAGCTGGTGCAGGTGATTGAGGTAGAAGCCGATAACGCTACCTACGAAGTCAGCCAGCTGCTGGCAAGATATGCAAACGTGGGAGTCACTCGAAACATCCAGACGAGCTTTCCCGATGTCCCGCAGGGCTACTGGGCAAAAGATTTTATTGCCCAACTGGCGGAGTTAGAAATTATCGAAGGCTTCCCCGATGGTCGCTTCCGACCGGATCAGCCGGTGACTCGCGCCCAATTTGCGGCGATGCTGCGGAAAGCGTTTGAGATGAATAAAGTGCGGAATGCGATCGCCTTTCGGGATGTCTCCTCGGATTACTGGGCGTACAGTGCTATCCAAGAAGCCTATGAAATGGGCTTTTTAGGCGCTGTTTCCAGCAATGCATTTAACCCCACCCAAAAGCTTTCTCGTCTGGATATCTTAGTGGCATTGGCAAAGGGAATGAACTACTCTTCTGCCAGTACCACCACCCAGACGCTACTGCAAGTTTACAGCGATGCCGCTAGCATCCCTAGCGACGTCCGCAGTTTGGTTGCGGCGGCGACAGAACGGGGTCTGGTGGTGAACTATCCTAATGTCCAGTCACTCAAACCCAATCAAGTCGCCACCCGTGCAGAGGTGTGTGCTTTCCTCTACCAAGCTTTAGTCAGCACTGGGAAGGCTCAGAACATCGCCTCGCCTTACGTGGCGGGCGAAGGTGCGAAACCCCCCACAGTGCGCGAAGCCGTTGATCCCCCACAACCAGAACAAGTTCCTACCAATAACCGTGAGGTAGAGGGGAACGAACGCACGAATCAGCGTCAGAATTGCAACCAAGGGGTCGGTAATGGATCGGAAGGTTGCGATCCAGGCAATTCTAATCGGAACCAGCCCAGTAACGACGAAGGCGCAGGCGCAGCACCTGGAAGTCCGGGTCGTCAGGGTCGGTAA
- a CDS encoding mechanosensitive ion channel family protein has protein sequence MKQWIVPIAFILSGFLVGIIFDKFFLPRLKRIAVKTRLPGNEIVFHSLRGIPKIWFIVAGFYGAIFTLQLNQVIPDRISGIFQNILTVIFLYSVTLVLARLTASFVTIFGQRTPGVSASLLSNLAKIIVIVLGILMILQTLGISITPILATLGIGGLAVALAFQDTLSNLFSGLYLIISGQVRTGDYVKLETGQEGYVTDITWRNTVIRELPNNLVVVPNTKLASAIFTNYHLPVKEITLPIQVGVSYDSDLEHVEEITVEVAKEVMQELAADISDFEPFILYQNFGEFSINFTVFLRVNEFLNQRIAKHKFIKKLHRRYQQEEITIPFPSREVYVNQKGNNIAND, from the coding sequence ATGAAGCAATGGATTGTCCCGATTGCCTTTATTCTTAGCGGATTTCTCGTTGGGATAATTTTTGATAAATTTTTTCTTCCTAGACTCAAAAGAATAGCTGTTAAAACTCGGTTGCCAGGAAATGAAATCGTTTTTCATTCCCTGCGTGGCATCCCCAAGATTTGGTTTATTGTTGCTGGCTTTTATGGAGCCATTTTTACTCTGCAACTAAATCAGGTGATTCCTGACCGGATTTCCGGCATTTTTCAGAATATTCTGACAGTTATTTTCCTTTATTCTGTCACCTTAGTTTTAGCCAGACTGACTGCTAGTTTTGTTACTATATTCGGTCAAAGAACACCCGGAGTCTCAGCTTCATTACTTTCTAACCTAGCCAAGATTATCGTTATAGTTTTGGGAATCCTGATGATCTTGCAAACGCTAGGTATTTCTATTACACCCATTTTGGCAACCTTGGGAATTGGCGGTTTGGCGGTTGCTTTGGCATTTCAGGATACGCTATCTAACTTATTTTCAGGCTTATATTTGATTATTTCCGGACAAGTCCGAACTGGCGACTATGTAAAACTAGAGACGGGACAAGAAGGTTACGTTACCGATATCACTTGGCGGAATACGGTGATTAGAGAACTGCCAAATAATCTAGTCGTTGTGCCTAATACAAAACTGGCTTCTGCCATTTTTACGAATTACCATTTACCAGTGAAAGAAATAACTTTACCAATTCAAGTAGGTGTTAGTTACGATAGCGACTTGGAACACGTTGAAGAAATAACGGTTGAAGTTGCTAAGGAAGTAATGCAAGAATTAGCAGCCGATATTTCTGATTTTGAGCCTTTTATCTTATATCAAAACTTTGGAGAATTTAGTATTAATTTTACAGTGTTTCTTAGAGTTAATGAATTTCTAAACCAACGAATTGCCAAGCATAAATTTATCAAAAAATTACACCGACGCTATCAACAAGAAGAAATTACTATCCCTTTTCCAAGTAGAGAAGTTTATGTAAACCAGAAGGGAAATAATATTGCTAATGACTAA
- a CDS encoding histone deacetylase, with product MDLPIIYHQDYVVPLPEGHRFPMPKFSKLYEMLLSDRVAHPEQIHPPEPPPLAWIELVHTPEYVQAYCEGTLDAKAQRRIGLPWSPALANRTCVAVGGTILTAKLALSHGLACNTAGGTHHAFPGYGSGFCIFNDLAIAARVLQHLGLVRQILIVDLDVHQGDGTAVIFQEDSSVFTFSMHCEVNFPGTKQQSDLDVPLPIGMEDDAYLQTLAKYLPDLLSQVKPDLVLYDAGVDPHAGDRLGKLALTDTGIFRREMQVLSTCVALGYPVACVIGGGYADDLDSLVYRHSLLHRAATTVYHQYQL from the coding sequence ATGGACTTGCCAATTATTTACCACCAGGATTATGTCGTACCTCTCCCAGAAGGGCATCGCTTCCCCATGCCCAAATTCAGCAAACTCTACGAAATGCTCTTAAGCGATCGCGTAGCGCATCCAGAGCAAATTCATCCGCCCGAACCTCCTCCACTAGCGTGGATAGAACTCGTTCACACCCCAGAATATGTCCAAGCATACTGTGAAGGCACCCTCGATGCCAAAGCCCAGCGAAGAATCGGATTGCCCTGGAGTCCCGCATTAGCAAATCGTACCTGCGTGGCAGTAGGCGGTACGATTCTCACCGCTAAACTGGCACTCAGTCACGGTTTAGCTTGCAATACTGCGGGGGGTACTCATCACGCCTTTCCCGGTTATGGTTCTGGTTTCTGTATTTTCAACGATTTAGCCATTGCTGCCCGCGTGCTTCAACATCTGGGACTGGTGCGTCAAATCCTGATCGTGGATTTAGATGTCCATCAAGGAGACGGTACCGCCGTGATTTTCCAAGAAGATAGCAGCGTCTTCACCTTCTCGATGCACTGCGAAGTTAACTTTCCCGGAACCAAACAACAAAGTGACTTAGATGTTCCTCTCCCGATTGGGATGGAAGATGACGCCTATCTGCAAACCTTGGCAAAATATCTCCCAGATTTGCTCTCACAAGTCAAGCCGGATCTTGTTTTATACGATGCTGGCGTCGATCCTCATGCTGGCGATCGCTTGGGCAAACTCGCCCTCACAGACACCGGAATCTTCCGCCGGGAAATGCAAGTTTTGAGTACCTGTGTGGCACTCGGCTACCCAGTCGCCTGTGTGATTGGCGGGGGTTATGCTGACGATCTTGACTCCCTCGTTTATCGGCACTCCTTGCTACACCGAGCCGCCACCACTGTCTATCATCAGTACCAACTTTGA